The following nucleotide sequence is from Coffea eugenioides isolate CCC68of chromosome 10, Ceug_1.0, whole genome shotgun sequence.
AGAAGAACAGTAGAGAAAAGGTTGAGGGTAAAGAGGAATGTATGACAAGAATTGTTTTAATTGGCTGCCATGTATATGTTTATACGTAAATTCATTCTTGTCCATTCAGGCATGGAAATGCAGGGGATAGCTTTTACAAGCCCAATTGGCAATTTTCTTTGATGACTGAAAAAGCAGAGAGACCAATACCTATTAAGAAACAATGAAGCTAGCTAGAATTAGAAGAGTTGGTTTTACTccaatgcttttctttttcattccgGGGAAATCTGTGCTTGGTCTTTTCATGGCAAATAGGTCTTGCAGAATTTAATTTAACACATTGCATGTATTGTAGCATCCCAAACAGTTCAATTCTGCAATTCATCCAATGCCGACATTATCCGTTTAGATTGCCCCCAAAAAAAAGTCACTAATTCTCATCAAGAATTGAGGAGACGTGGCACCACAAAAGATTATCGTTCTTCTCCTCATGTCATTATCTTTGAGTTTCGTgtttaaggaaaagaaaaggagaatttTATCcaactagaaaagaaaaaaatgaaaggtacTTCTGGATGAGCGTTGCTGAGGAACCATTAATTAGCTTCTCCAAATCCGTAGTTAAAAGCCTTTACAAAAGATTAAGTAGAACACGAGTCAAGGCTTTCGGCTCTTAATGATGAAAGAGTGATTGAAATTAGGTAAAGGCGATTTAATTTATCTGCCGAAGCTACGGATTTGCTTGGAAAGAATAACCCAATATAAAGGGGTCCCATCCCATCCAATAAGAGGATCATAATTCATGATAATATATCTCCAGGGTTTATTTGAAGAAGGACAGTTTGAAGCATGATGCCCATCCAAGGCAATCATGAACCTTTCCAAGCCACCATTTCTAATCCCTTTTAGGGTTAATCATGCTTCTTTGAATCATTTTGCTTCCCACTGAACTGATATCAAGCGTTGTGGTTTAGCCACTACATAACCCTGCTCATCCTTTGCTCTTATTAAATCAATCACCAGTGTGCAATAGAACCAGAAAGTGATAGCTATATGTACATgtcctaaaaaaaaaaggtagtgTCAATCACGAATTGAATCTCAATTTAACCACTTTCCATTACTTTTTGCCCAAGTTTTGTACAGGCATGCCACTAGTCCTAGTttattgaggcaagaaatgtcACTAGTCCCAGTTTATTGAGGCAAGAAATTGCTAATAAGGAAAGatttttttatctttattttttctgtGAAGAGGCTAATAAGGGCAATTATTATGGATTTGGTTAACAAACAGAGAATTAATATGCTTGTAGGGTTCTCTTTTGATCGTTAAATTAAACATCTGAGTAGCtccttagaaaaaaaaaacatctgaGTTTAGCAAGTGTTGACTGGAGATGGATAAAATGCTCTTATTGATTCAGAACATTTTTAACGATGAAAATTGTGGTGGCTAAGGCTTCCTTTCTTTGGTTGTAGTGGTTGAATTGAATGGAAGGGCGGAAAGGAACAGCTTTACCCCAAACGCCTCATAGTCAATTCACTGCCGTCACCTGTATCTAAATTGCAACATGAAAATCTATAGCACTATCCATCGTTCACATCACCCATTCGGCACATAcaataatgcaagaaacttTAGCGAATGGAACGAAATTACCTCAAATTTTGGACGAAAGTAACATCATCCAAATTGCCTCTAGAATACACTAACTATAAGAGATGGACAGATGTTTGCGTACTTAGTAGTACTGAAGGAGATCGAGGGCCTCTCTCTTGACAGCTCAACAGGCAAAGTTTAACGCAGTTGGGAAAAAGCAACACCTTGGGTTATCGGTTAGAGATTTAACTGTCGGATTGATGCAACACAACCAGCAATAAACTAAAGTATTAATCTGGTGTATTATGCACCCAGCTTTTgacttctttctctttttttttccctgctCTGATCAataaattgcatttttttttttaaagagggCAGGGCTGCCAATGAATTCTAGCAGCAATTAGACACTTTTAAGAGCAGTGCATGGAACCCATTCTGGTCTAACTTTCTTCTTCAGCGAATTGTAAAGTTTAACATGAAagatgaagaaagaaaagtcgGTGACccatcatccatcatataattAATACTCCAGTAAAAGCATAAGCATCATTGGgtaattcattcattttccacAGCAACTTTTAGAGAGAACACATAATTAATTAACGTACGAGTTCAAATGTTGCTTTAATATCACACCAATTTTTCCAGTAGTAATAATTTACAATGCATTTCTTCCAGTGATTAGCGAGTAGTGATACTACAAAAATTATGAATTCTTAGAGAGTAAGGAACCACAGTATGTCACATTATACCCATGCCaatattctctctttttttcgtTTGACGTGAAAGGCAGGCTTCCAAGGCAGCAATAATAAATATTCCATCCCACCAGAAGGTAATAATGCAGGACCAAACTTGTTCCTCAAAGTGCCACGATCCCTAGCAGCCTGCACAAAACTCTTTTGATTTGATGTTTTAGATTCCCCCTTCGGTCCCAATCAAATCAAATGAACCTCTTTTTGTTATGCTTCCTCTTTACAAATTACGACGGCCCAAAAATCAAACTCACTTTAACGTGGAGTGTGAATTGATCACACACCGGCAAAAGCAGGTGCGGGCATGACTTTGGATAAATGGTTGCAAGAAAATGCCAAAAAACGAGAACCAACCCGTTAAATACGGCAGTCCGAAGCCAATTATGCCTGGAGAACCATTACTGTTAAACAATGCTATGCTAGTGGCAAGTTTTAAGGGAAAACTGCTTAACAAACTATCATAGCTGCGTGTGTGGGAAATTTATGTTCAGATTCTTTTCTGCCATCCAATTAACATCTTTAATTCTTGGCAGGCGGCTATAAGGAGGGTAATCACGAGATGGCAAACGTAGTAGTACCAGACAATCCGACTTCAAGAGGATAAACAAAAATGGCAGGGACGAGTGGAAGAAACCTCGAGCTATGGAGTAAACATAAAGAGTCTTTTGATTCAGCAGACCCATGAATTTTTTCCTCGCTATCGGTTCATGGAACTGCGCTATGACATTGACGCTTCCCGTTTTGGAAAATTTACTTAAAACGCTACAACCGGTTGTACTAATCCAAGATTTATGAAGCTCATCCACTAGCTTTGAGGCACAGGATGTCAGTAGCCAGTCGAAAAGAATACAAATGACTATGGAACTCAAGATTTCCAAATGTTGGGAGATCCAAATATTTATCTTCTTCTTTCATCCCGGTAAGGTCCTTCACTTTCTTGATCCTTCAAGAAGCCTAAGAATGCAAGAAAGCCGAAAAAGAAGAATCCTCCAGACCAATTGCCTCCACCTCCACCGCCACCACCTCCACCATCACCATCATCACCGGGTGGAAATCCAGTCCCACCATCATCTAGTTCTGGAGATTTTTCCTTCCCTGGCATTCAGTACAACATCCACCATCTCAGAAATCCTTGATAGCAATCAGATTATCAGAGGCAAACTATATTTGTCATGCTTAtgaaatcaaaaaaaaaaaattttattgctctATAGGTTCTATATTTGCATGTTTAGTTTCTCAGAAATTTCACGCCGAGGAGAAATTCTGGTTCTTGGTAGCCTAATATATAAAGGCATGTCAATACAAGCAGCTGATTATGTTGCAAACACGGATATCTTGGACAGCCATAAAAAGGTTACCTTGAACAGGAGCGACAGTAATTGTCGATGATTGCCGTGTAACTGTTTGGGTCTGCCCTTCCGCGCATGTTGCATTcttagaaaaagaaataaaaaccaAATTATCAACTCATATATTGCTAATCATTTTGCTTACTGAAGTAATACAAACTGAAGGTAGACCCAGAAAATATACTGACACATCCTCAGACTTATGCATGATAACTTTTACTGATTATTGTCGCCTATCAACACCACTAATCTACCAACAGCCAACTCTCGGAAGTCATGCACTAGCCTGTAAGCCTAATTAACCCTACCTGAACGCAATGCCAGAGTTCCCTGGCCTAAATAGTgtgagctttttttttttctttttggttggGAGAGTGGGGAGTGGAGAGAGAGACGAGCTAACATtgaacctttttcttttccttttatttattttttggctCATTGTACAGAAGGATTCGCGATGAGTAAATAATCAGTTAGATGAGACTCAGACAAATTCTCATTTCAAAAACATCACAGAGAAAGCAAAgattcttttaaaaaaaaaaaaaagatgaggAAGTAAAGACTGTTGATGTTGAATATATGATTGTTAAACAACACCGGCATAGATTATCTCCAGATAACTTATAGGCAAAGTAAGATTACCAGGGCAGCAGAACATATTATGGAAGTTTGCTTTGTTCGAATAGCATGATTGATGGGTGTTCTCTTGTCAAGAGGCCGAAACCGTAAAGACATTGGTTTCAGTCCAACAGGACCACATCCAATATGCTTGATTTTCACTGGCCATCTATCCTCTGCTTTTACTGCACCAAAAAGGCCTCTAATATGAGaaaagatgaaatgaagaacAAAAGCATATATGGACCAAATGCAGATTTAATAAATCTATAAAACACATGAATAAGAACTCACAAAGACTTGGCACAAGGACAGTGTTAATCACCATAGAAGGGTATCATAAAAATGTCACCAGAAACACACTAGGGAGATTCCCTGAGATCTCATGTCATATGCTCATAAGTCTCCTGTGCAATTACCACAATATACAAGTGTGCAGAACTATGACCTAGCTCATTTACAAGATTAAACAACAATCTACTGCCTACAACCAAACACTGCCAAGGACACGAATCACATCCTCATCTACGTCTGCTCGCACACATAGTAATACAATCAACTACATTAAGCTAACCCATCAAAATTACAGAAGTGCATGTATTTGGCCTAGAAATTCACAAAGTATGCTTGGGGCACAATTTTAACTTGAAGTTCAGTAAACAATCTATGCTGTAAAGCTACACATGAATGCATTAATTTGGACATATGACGGATGAAACAAAGAAGCAAGTTTGTCAAATAATAGTAATTGACCAACTTCTCATGCAGGTTCTATATGCCTGACTACAAAATGTTTGCAGTTTCCACCACTTCTCAGAGTTCTAAACTTAGAGGAATCCACCAAGGCTCAACTAACTGTGCATAGTAAGAGAGCCCTTTTGTGCTCATAATGTTGTTTTTAAATTAACAAATGACCATTCTTCCATGTTTGAGGGTTTCAACCCTAAAACTTGATAGTCAAGATTCAACCCTACTGATTTACAACATTTTTTTGAATAAGCATAGATCCAAAATCCTTAATGCTTCTGTATGATCCTTATCCTTGTGAAAGATATTGTTTCCACTAAGATGTGCTCCCAGGAAGCAAAATTAAGACAACAGAAAGGTCCAAAGGCACCAGATGTTTGCAGGCAGAGTACAAGTGATATACACAAAGTTTCACAGTCTATGGATTTATGTATTTATGCTATTTTTGACTTTCCATCTAACATTCATACCACTACAAAGTACCCAGTACAAAATTCGTGTCCTTATGCTTAGAAACTCAGAAGAATCCCAGTTTCCTTCTCTCAATTATTATGGCATCAACATACAGCATTCAAATCTCAAATGTTGATTGCTGGCTAATAAAGTTGCTGATTTCCTCTCTTAAGGTTATGCAGTGACTGAATAAGTAGCCAAAGATGTAAGACAACACGTAAATTAAATAACTACGGAAAAGAGTATCAACGTCATTTTAAGAAAGAGTACGGAAGTTCATTTTAAGAAAGAGTGCCCCTCATTCTACCAGAAAAAATGTTTAACTAAACAAGGATATCCCCATGTACACACACGTCTTCACTCAAAATCCAAGAGCTGCACTCTATGAACCTAAGCACATAGCCCTATGAATTCCAGACTGTATAAGTGCAACACAACAAAAGCACTGATAAATCACAGGCAGCTCAGAAACAAAAGAATTGTCAACCATCTGTTTCACATGATAAAGACAAGATATCAATGTCATTAAATAGAACTTATACACACCTGTGGCTAAAGTAGATGTGCCGGCACTTGTGCATGCCATCAAAGACATTCTGTCAATAGATGATATGACCTGAAAGTATAGCCACAAGTAACTATGCTATCAACAATAGAAAAATTTTTCGAAAAAAGTAAATAGATGCCCAGTTTAATACATATTCATCCTATTTTCCAGGCATTCCTGTGACAACTCCATCCTGGATGaacgaaacttaattttaatctCCCAAAGTTCAATCAAGAAGAACATCTAAGAGGCCACCCATATTGGTACTTAGTTTGTGTAATTAAATTTCAATAGATTGTCAACATGATACACTTCCTATCTTGCAAAAATATCACATTTTTCACAATAAATGAAACTCAATCCAGGGAAAGGTCTTGGTTTAACCTAGCAGAACGAAAACATCAATTATTAAACTTGTTcgtgaaattaaaaaaaaaatcttgaatagAGAAATAATAAGAAAAAGAGCACAATTTTTCCACATCCCAAATTAAAAGGGCGCTGATTTTCGTGTTGAATGATTAGCTGCTACAAAGTAGCAAAAAGAAATCTAATCCAGCAgaaggaaaaagtaaaaaagaacCATTAATCATTCAATTGCTTTCCCAGCTCGAATTCTAACATATCCAAACTTATCCGAGCTATAATCGAGCTATTAAGGTTATCAACAAAGTCGACCCTCtgaatcaaaaaaaaaaaaaaaaacggaatACTAAACGAAACCAATCCCAGCCCTCCAATATTCCCACTAGTTTAAATCTATAGGACCAACAATCAATATATAACAGAGAGAGGAAAGGGAGGGAATTGAAGAGAGACCTTACcctgttgttgttgttgttgttgttgttgttgttgtagaAGGCAACAGCTGAGACTAAACGTGAGAGCAGATTGAACGAGACTTTTGGGGCAAACAATCGAACagatccaagaaaagaaaagaggggaaaGGGTTTGCGAAGCTGCAGACGAACTATCCACTTATCTTCTAAGATTATTGCTTTGAACCGCCATATTTTTCCATTCTATGGGCACGTTACGATTGGATGGCGCTTCCAAAGTATACTattggttttcttttcttttttttttcccccttaaaAGAGAGACtattgcttcttctttttttcttaagcccaaaaaaaatttaattggaCGGAAGGTTCTGGACCCTCGAGTACAAATATTTCAAGTTTTGTTCCGCCTATGAATTTAAGAAATTAGTAGTGTTACAATAAGGAGATTTTCACTAATCGAAAACGGAATAACCTttcctttctccttttcttttccttttttttccctgtttgagaaaactttgtTGGATT
It contains:
- the LOC113749067 gene encoding protein YELLOW LEAF 1, choloroplastic-like gives rise to the protein MSLMACTSAGTSTLATVKAEDRWPVKIKHIGCGPVGLKPMSLRFRPLDKRTPINHAIRTKQTSIICSAALNATCAEGQTQTVTRQSSTITVAPVQGKEKSPELDDGGTGFPPGDDGDGGGGGGGGGGNWSGGFFFFGFLAFLGFLKDQESEGPYRDERRR